The following coding sequences lie in one Microscilla marina ATCC 23134 genomic window:
- a CDS encoding porin family protein produces the protein MNYLIYHICKNAKRIVNHYAPPMPNHRLLTQFSWLPFCLVLGLFSVASAAEKDCAETLKKAQAAYEEGRINEVPDILDDCLDVFEDKKARKGNFDRNQKMEAYYLLSLTYLYLNEEESAEKILLKLLRLEPEYRLKNNAPSEFKKLYGNFRVRPVLAFGGKVGGNIMRFNVTKTFGVDDPHSFNETYTSKLGFQVGGAVELPLTKKLGVFMEAYYSGRTYTLNNQLFGYASTNYEESQTWIEIPLGVRYNLGDKYNFSSHLKPYVFGGISTGVLLAASAVVVRRDKVSVDVQREVTGTSIPVAPMRNRLNISALLGAGVELKRGRGYLVFDVRYYMGLSNAVNAAQRYSVNELLFKYGHIDNDFTTNNITFSLGYMYPIYKPKKIR, from the coding sequence ATGAACTACCTGATTTATCATATTTGCAAAAATGCAAAACGAATAGTCAACCACTACGCACCACCAATGCCCAACCACCGATTGCTCACTCAGTTTTCATGGCTTCCCTTTTGCCTTGTACTAGGGCTTTTTTCGGTGGCAAGTGCTGCTGAGAAAGACTGTGCCGAAACGCTGAAAAAAGCGCAGGCGGCTTACGAAGAGGGGAGGATCAATGAAGTACCCGATATCTTGGACGATTGCCTGGATGTGTTTGAAGATAAAAAAGCGAGAAAAGGTAACTTTGACCGCAACCAAAAAATGGAAGCCTATTATTTGCTATCGCTTACTTACCTGTACTTGAACGAAGAAGAAAGTGCAGAAAAAATATTACTAAAATTACTGAGGCTGGAGCCCGAATATAGATTAAAAAACAATGCTCCCAGCGAATTTAAAAAGTTATATGGCAACTTCAGAGTGCGCCCAGTGCTCGCTTTTGGCGGCAAAGTAGGAGGCAACATTATGCGTTTTAACGTGACCAAGACCTTTGGCGTAGACGATCCTCATTCATTTAATGAAACCTATACCTCTAAGCTGGGTTTTCAGGTAGGAGGAGCGGTGGAGCTTCCGTTGACAAAAAAACTGGGGGTATTTATGGAAGCCTACTACTCTGGGCGCACCTACACCCTTAACAATCAACTTTTTGGCTATGCCTCTACCAATTATGAAGAGAGCCAAACCTGGATAGAAATACCCTTGGGGGTACGCTATAATCTGGGCGACAAATATAACTTTAGCAGTCATCTCAAGCCTTATGTTTTTGGCGGAATATCTACTGGTGTGCTGCTGGCGGCGAGTGCGGTAGTGGTGCGTCGCGACAAAGTAAGTGTAGATGTACAACGCGAGGTGACAGGTACCAGTATTCCGGTAGCCCCCATGCGCAACCGCCTCAATATTTCGGCTTTGCTGGGGGCAGGGGTAGAGCTTAAGCGAGGCAGAGGCTACCTGGTGTTTGATGTACGCTACTACATGGGCTTGAGCAATGCCGTAAACGCTGCCCAACGCTACAGTGTAAACGAGCTCTTGTTTAAGTATGGCCACATAGACAACGACTTTACTACCAACAACATTACCTTTTCGCTGGGGTACATGTACCCTATATATAAGCCCAAAAAAATACGATAG